The proteins below come from a single Eucalyptus grandis isolate ANBG69807.140 chromosome 3, ASM1654582v1, whole genome shotgun sequence genomic window:
- the LOC104435980 gene encoding transcription factor MYB36 has protein sequence MGRAPCCDKANVKKGPWSPEEDATLKAYIEKYGTGGNWIALPQKVGLKRCGKSCRLRWLNYLRPNIKHGGFTEEEDNIICSLYISIGSRWSIIAAQLPGRTDNDIKNYWNTRLKKKLLGRRKHSINENMVMNRFSSSRTSQLNPARDLNTASPDDDDDSSSPYNSHALSNSALERLQLHMQLQTLQNPLFSSFYNNPALWPKIHPLREKMIQSLHLLNQNPNNTNGPSLIQQLALANGSQQRAEDIERNKADIYELTSTNPNNVSLQHDSLKITASKIEELVNSLSTSSDGSVSFNYAKNLIDTALIPEVDGAEAMSYANAFDGATSNIQAELDDMGNNKAANHFAPREDHPNTNAEFDYFKEMNGCKDNILWWSNELDTKLPSAISWDPVNNSVFQNEGLFQDYGSGAICGSGQY, from the exons ATGGGAAGGGCTCCGTGTTGTGACAAGGCAAATGTGAAGAAAGGGCCATGGTCTCCCGAAGAGGATGCTACGCTCAAGGCTTACATTGAGAAGTACGGAACTGGTGGAAACTGGATTGCCCTTCCTCAGAAAGTTG GGCTAAAGAGATGTGGGAAGAGTTGCAGACTGAGGTGGCTGAATTACTTGAGACCCAACATCAAGCATGGTGGCTTCACTGAGGAAGAGGACAACATCATCTGCAGCCTCTACATCAGCATTGGCAGcag GTGGTCAATAATTGCTGCCCAGTTGCCAGGAAGAACAGACAATGACATCAAGAACTACTGGAACACcaggctgaagaagaagctgctcgGAAGACGAAAGCACAGCATCAACGAAAACATGGTGATGAATCGCTTCTCGTCATCGCGCACATCTCAATTGAACCCAGCAAGAGATCTGAACACTGCATCACCAGATGACGATGATGACTCTTCATCACCATATAACTCACATGCTTTGAGCAATTCTGCCCTTGAAAGGCTTCAACTCCACATGCAGCTTCAGACCCTCCAAAACCCTTTGTTCTCAAGCTTCTACAACAACCCTGCACTCTGGCCCAAGATCCACCCCCTGAGagagaagatgatccagagccTCCATCTCTTGAACCAAAACCCTAATAACACTAATGGCCCCAGTCTAATTCAACAGCTTGCACTGGCCAATGGGTCTCAACAACGAGCTGAGGACATCGAACGCAACAAGGCCGACATTTATGAACTCACCTCCACCAATCCTAATAATGTCTCACTCCAACATGATTCTCTCAAGATCACTGCTTCCAAGATCGAAGAACTGGTGAACTCTTTGAGCACTTCCTCGGATGGCTCGGTTTCCTTCAACTACGCCAAGAATTTGATCGACACGGCCCTTATACCTGAAGTAGATGGTGCTGAAGCAATGTCATATGCTAATGCATTCGACGGTGCCACGTCAAACATCCAAGCTGAGCTGGACGATATGGGGAATAACAAAGCAGCCAATCATTTCGCCCCTCGGGAGGATCATCCGAACACGAACGCCGAGTTCGATTATTTCAAGGAAATGAATGGTTGTAAGGACAACATCCTCTGGTGGTCCAATGAGCTGGACACGAAATTGCCATCGGCCATTTCCTGGGATCCGGTGAACAATTCGGTTTTCCAGAACGAAGGACTGTTTCAAGACTATGGATCAGGAGCAATTTGCGGCAGCGGCCAGTATTAG
- the LOC104438756 gene encoding flavonoid 3-O-glucosyltransferase, with protein sequence MAGSEDSPAGKHVAVFTFPFASHVAPLLSLVRRIAAASPATMFSFFSSEKSNLTRFPGGRRDATCPNLVAYDVWDGAPEGYVPSGRNPVEPVEIFLRVVPGNFESVLHAAERERGRKITCLLTDAFYWFTADMAQERSVPWVPVWTASPCALLAHLETDSIRQIFGTSGMTLDAIPGLSAMRMMDMMKEVLDETAPFPTMLYRMGQVLPQAAAVVANSFENIDPIVEGELRSKLRKVLDVGPFVLSPPPPLSDEHGCIPWLDEQETASVVYVSFGSVIRPPPHEITAIVKALDKTASPFLWSYRGDAKAEIPQELLESAAGTRGKVVPWAPQLHVLGHRAVGAFVTHSGGTQCWRA encoded by the exons ATGGCAGGATCGGAAGACTCTCCCGCCGGCAAGCATGTGGCGGTTTTCACCTTCCCGTTCGCCTCTCACGTGGCACCGCTCCTCTCCCTCGTGCGGCGGATAGCAGCGGCATCCCCCGCCACGatgttctccttcttcagcTCGGAGAAATCCAACCTCACGCGCTTCCCAGGGGGCAGGAGGGACGCCACCTGCCCGAACCTGGTGGCATACGACGTGTGGGACGGCGCGCCCGAGGGGTACGTGCCGTCAGGGAGGAACCCGGTGGAGCCGGTGGAGATCTTCCTGCGCGTGGTGCCGGGGAACTTCGAGAGCGTCCTCCATGCggcggagagggagagagggcgGAAGATCACCTGCCTGCTGACGGACGCGTTCTACTGGTTCACCGCGGACATGGCTCAGGAGCGGAGCGTGCCCTGGGTTCCGGTCTGGACGGCCAGCCCCTGCGCCCTCCTCGCGCACCTGGAGACGGACTCGATCCGACAAATCTTCGGAACCTCAG GCATGACGCTCGATGCGATTCCGGGATTGTCGGCGATGAGAATGATGGACATGATGAAGGAAGTCCTCGATGAGACCGCGCCCTTCCCGACCATGCTCTACAGAATGGGTCAAGTGCTTCCCCAGGCGGCTGCCGTCGTTGCCAACTCCTTCGAGAACATAGACCCGATTGTCGAGGGGGAGCTGCGCTCCAAACTGCGGAAGGTCCTCGACGTTGGGCCGTTCGTTCtgtcgcctccgccgccgctctcGGATGAGCACGGCTGCATCCCGTGGCTGGACGAGCAAGAGACGGCCTCGGTCGTGTACGTCTCCTTCGGGAGCGTGATCAGGCCTCCCCCGCACGAGATAACCGCCATCGTGAAGGCTCTGGACAAGACCGCCTCCCCGTTCCTTTGGTCCTACAGGGGCGACGCGAAGGCAGAGATCCCGCAGGAGCTCCTCGAGAGCGCGGCGGGGACGAGGGGGAAGGTGGTGCCGTGGGCCCCGCAGCTGCACGTACTGGGGCACCGCGCGGTGGGGGCGTTTGTGACGCACTCGGGTGGAACTCAGTGCTGGAGAGCATGA